The Chionomys nivalis chromosome 10, mChiNiv1.1, whole genome shotgun sequence genome segment CCCCCTTTTGTTTAACATGGGCATCTCCTAAGGAAATGTAGCATGATTGATACCAACTGCATGTGTAAATACATCATCCTGACAAACCACAGAATATAAATTATGTATCATTCATGTAGTGTCTACAGATTTGTAATTGGATAAAAAGATGACATggtatttaataaaacaaaataaaatattcttcacACTTCCTGTCCATGATTGTATTCTATTCATGTGTTTTCAGACTTAAAAGCAGCAGGGCTGTGTAATTGGGAGATGTAACATGCCCCCTAGGGTAGGTTAGCTaatcatgaaaaaataaacacaaacgcCATTTTCAGAAGCAGCCCAGTGCGCTTCTCGGAGGTCCTCCCTCTGTCAGTTCCAGCACAGGAAGCCTACCGCTTCCTAAGTCTGCCAGAAACTCGACCAAAATCAACGTATCTCTCTCATGACATTTGGCTTGTTacatttcagtgtttttttttagtATACTTTCAGGAATAAAACTTTCTACCAAATTTTTAGAGTTCCTGTACACCTTTTAAATTATTGctcataaataaaacaattagatGAGTAGAGAAATCCTGTGGGAATGTGTTTAAAACAGTATAGTTTCCCACAGCCAAcagaatttttcaaagaaaaatcaaacttaCTATATATTTCTATTGTGTTGATAACAGGTAACAAGACAGACAGAAATGCTGATTTGAAATAGTAAAACTGATTAGCACCATTTATATAATTTCTGTAACCCTGTTGAATAgacttaaaacaagcaaaaaaagtgTATTCTCTCCGCGGAGCTGCAGTCTGCAGCTAGACTCTAAAGGAGGAGGTCCCACTGCATTTCAACACGATGGCATTTGTATTCTGTCAAAATAGGTCCCTAAGATCCTAAAGTTGAATGTTGGTATTGAGGAAGTAAGAGATGTGCCTTGGAAAATACACTGTGTTCAACCACTTAAGACAGAATGAAACAGGCACggtctacatacatttatttggTGGAAGCAGCTTACAAATCTATTGTTGGATAGTGCTCAGCCAGTATCCCAGACTCTGGCTATTGAGGGAATAGATACAGAATATACATTGAATATGATttacaaagaaattcaaatgttcctgaaaagaaaatatagaatattgAGTGAATTGATTGACATTCAATTCCATAGTGGGCTACAGGTGTTAACATCTTCCTTAAGTTGAACAGTTTACAATGCGGTGTGCAGCAGATTTACAGCAAATTGTAATAATTTGAGTGAAATCTTTCTAAAACATTCAAATTTTAGGAATGagtatagtatttttttttttagaaaaaaaaggttATGTAATGAAAACCTTTAAGTAGCTCCTCCTGGATGCAGCACATAAAATAGGTAAAGAATGCAGAGGGCACACCAACTCCTTCCCGCACCTCCAAAACCTAATTTAAAAGAAGGGACAAATACATTCAATTGAGGAAAGAAAGTTCCAGGGATATTTTCACACCGGACAGCAGCATCTTCTTATATTCCTGTCCATCTACAAGGGTCTAAGTCTTCCTTCCCTGCAAGTTTGGCATCAGTCATATAGCTTGATTCACAGAATATACAAGGCAGGAAATCTGACCCTATTGAGACAAACGACATAAGTGCCTGTGGTGGCAAGAGGAGGAATCGTCGATGGCCTACCACTTCAGGTAGAACCTTGTGTACACACTGAGACTTGCACTCTTTCACTGCGACTTTCCATAGGAACTACAAACCGTATAGGATTCATTGGGGTCTCCAGCGTTTTAAGGAAGGGGATGCCCTATTTTAGTGGGGAAATGAGGATTTAAAGCTGTCAGCTTTGATCATGAATTTTTATGCCAGATACATACCTGCTCTAGAGGGGGGTTTACATCTCACTGCCTTCTCCCCGGGCGGATCATGACTAGGAGAGTTTTAAGAGGGAAGGCAAGGGAAGGAAATAGGAAATTGCAAGATGAAAAGAAGCCCAACAGGAGTTCCCGTATTGTTTTCTCCAGCCATTCTGGAAATCTCTCCAGGCCTGGGTCCCTCAACAGCCAGGCCTCAGTGGCATCTGCAGCAGCAGCACTTGCCGGCTTTCTGAGGGGTGACACTTATTGATGTGCCGGGTCAAGCCCGGGGAGCTAAAAAAAGTGGAAGGGCAGTACTTGCATGAGAAAATCTGCTGAGTGCTACCGTCGGATCCCCCTCCAGGGCCCGCTTCCGAAGGAGCCCCGACCAAGGCGGGCAGTAGCAGCTCCTCGCGGACAGCATGCCATAGCCGGTGCTTCTCTCGGATATCCGCGGACGGGAAGTGCGCCCCGCAAAGTGGGCACGCAAATGCAAGTGGGGCTGTGCGCTCCGAGCCGAAACCCGGGGCTGGTGCTCGCGCCAGGCCCGCCTCGTGGGTGCCCAGGTGCTTGCGCAGATATGCTTGGCGACGGAACTTTTTGTGGCAATACGGGCACACGAAGACCTCGGATGTCGCCCCCGGGCTGGCACCGCCTGGCCCGAGACCGCGGCGCCCTAGCATCAACTCGGGGTAGGGAGCCTGCGGTCGTGCTGCCTCCGGGTGCACCAACGCCTGCAGGCCTGGGCGCGCGGCGCTGTCCCGGTGCTGACCGTCCCCGGAGCTGTCCCGGACCTGCGGGTGCTGATCGTCGGGCCGCGGCATGCGGCCGTTCTCCTTGCCCGCCGCCAGGGAAGGGTCCGGAGGGGTCAACGACGCGGAGGGAGGTTTACTCGCGGCGCAGGACGGCGCGGGACGTGGCTTGTGCCAGCGGCGGTGCGAGGCGAGGTTCGCGGGGCAGCTGAAGACCTTGTCGCACTCGGGACAGCGGTACTCGACGCGCACGATGCGGGAGCAGCGGTGCTGAGCCAGCGCGAAGGGGTCCGCGTACTGCTGCTTGCACAGTTGGCAGATGAACTCCCCCAGCGGCGTGCGGACGCCGCCCAAAGCCCGCGCCGGCGCCCCGGGCTCCTCCTCCTTGATCTTTAGACCGAGTACCGGGGACGTGGTCACCTCGTCTGCAAAGCTCAGCCTCCTCACCGCCTTAGGCTTCCTGACGGCCGCGGGTGCTGATGCGCAGCCCAGGGCGCCCTTGCCCCGGCGCTGGAGGCTGTGCGGGGCAGGGACCGGCGCCGGTGCGGGGACAGAGCTGGGGACGGCGACCCGAGATGGCACCAACTGCTCCCCCGAGGTCGCGGCCGCGGACGCCGCGGAGCAGAAGGCTGTGGCGCTGGGGAAGGACTCGGCCGAGACTGGTGAGCGCAGGCAACGCTCCAGGAACGCGCGGCGCAGCTCAGGGCCCGCCGGCCTCGCGGGGCTGGGTCCCGGGCCGTCTCCGCCACCCGCGCCCCACTCGGCGCCGTCCAACGCAGGCTCGAAGCAAGGGGACCCCGACAGCCCCCGGCTGGGCTCCTCGGGGGAGGGCGGTGCAGCGCGGGGACCCGGCGGGGGAAAAAGCGGTTCGGCTGGGCGCGAGCGGTAGGAACTGCCCGAGCGCTTGGTTCGCTTCACCAGGAAGCCCCTCGGCATGGTGGGTGGGGTGCGTGTGCGAGCCCCGGAGCTAGGCGGGCTGGGCCAGGCCGGGCATGCGGCGACCCGCTTTATAGCTGAGACGCCCGGGCCGGGTCGGCCCGGGCCCCTCGAGCTGCGCCGGCCAATCAGGAGTGGGAGCGGATCCCGGGGCGGGGCCTTCGCCGGGCCGGGCCCCGGGATCCGGACGCGGGAAGATGAGCGGGCGCGAAGGGCTTGGAGCACCCTGGTCCTGCCTCCAGGGACCGCGCGCTGGGGACCCAGGCGCCACCAGCCCGCCACGCGCCGGTAGCAGACCGAGCCCGCGCCTGGGCGTCGGGCTGAAAGACTACGCCGCCGCGGGAGGACAACGGAGGGACGACCGCCGCGACAGGGTGGGAATCCGTGCGGGAACGGGTTAATGTCCTCTGCCAGGACTGAGCTGATGAGAAGCAGTGAACGAACTGCAGGGCGGCTCAATCCGCCGTCCTGTGCCTACACTTGACGGCGAGAGCACGTCTGCCATCCAGTATCGATCCGGACTGCGCTCGTCTGTGATACTATGAGAATTCATCTGGAGAGAAGGGCTCTCGGCGCCGCAGATCGTGCGTGCTGGCAAACCTCTGGAGCTCAGGACGCTGCACGGTTCGGGCATTGAGCTCTTGGCTGATAAGTGCCTCCTCCCctgggggaagaggagtggggaggggaagggatctAATTTTCGGCCGTCCTCACATAAAGTGGTTTCTCTGTTCACACTTTCCACTTAAGCTACCCAGAGACATGACTTAATGCCTAGCTGGCCTGTTTAGCATGGAGGAGATTGAGTGAGAAATGCTGGTGGAATCGGCAGCGCATCTGCCTCCCTGTACATGACAAGGGATGCTGCAAGGGATGTGCGGTAGACCCAACTCAACAGATTGTCGTCTGGCCCCCTGCCACCAGTCCGGCACTTCGCTGTTGTTGttaagaaacagaagagattttaaaGTTTGTAATACTAAGTGAACAGTGAAATAATTAGCCAGTATTCGGCAGAGGGACCGTGCCAGCCTTTAATAACAAAAACTTGTGCACTgctcgcaaaaaaaaaaaaaaaagaaagaaaaagaaaaaaatctggaggcaggattaAAGTGGAGTGTAGACTAAGGGCCCCATTATCAGTGAAGTGATTTTACATGGAGGGCACTATTTAAGGAAAGAGGCACACATGTCTGTTCGACTCTGATTATGTAtcagattgagagagagagagagagagagagagaactctttaCACAATAGGTAGATTAAGTTAGAATGTAAATGACCAGCAAGAATCACACAGGACAAATTCAAACCAAAGCCTGGCATATTCTAATGCCTAGATTCTTTCTATTATACCAGTAACTTCAAACTACTTCTTTAAGTGCCTCTCACAATGAGCAATAAGTCTTAAAGTACATATACACACCTGAAAACAAGTTTCaaaaaatattacttaacaacACATTAGATTCTCAGGTTTTCTGGCCAGTCCCATTGTGTTTTAAGGACTGGATTAAGACTAGAAGTTACGGTGCTTCTCATTAAATAACGTGGAGTCGTGTACAATATTTTGCAATCAAAATTCATATCCTGAATCACTAAAATGCCGTGGTCCTAAGTAGCTTGATAAGCTCAGTTTCCCAAGCTGATCGTTTCCAACATGTCGGCTACGCATGACATCACTTCTAACACAAACttatctctgtcttcctcttatTCTTTCTTCTCATGACCCAGAAATACTTGTGATGTGGAAACACAGGTGTAAGGATGGTAAATCTTTAAGATAGACCCTTGCCAGGAAGGCTTTTTCCCTGAGCCAAAAAACATTGCCACATGTTTTCCCTAAGATCCTATGGCGCCCCGCCCCCTTCAATAACAGCCCTCTGGAAAGTAGTGTACAccaggaactttaaaaaaaaatcttaatctGACACTTTCTGGAAAATATGTGTAAAGAAAACTGTTTACCACCTAGTATTGATGATTGTAGATGATCTGAAATATCATTGTGAAGCTGAAGATGGCAAGTTAGCCATAAGCATCCACAGAACTAAAAGTGTACATCATGGCAGTAAGCATAAACGGCAGGGCATGAAGGTGCTCACGTGCTCCGGAGCTCAACTGTGGGGGAACAAGACACATATACTGGGAGGAAACTGTGCCAAAGTGTTGTTGTAATGTTCCTCTACCTAGTAAGGATTGTAAGAGTTTTTAGATCTTTTAAGTACCATGCAAAAAAGAACACACAACTCTGGggatcaaaaggaaaaaaaaaaaaaacaaagaatacatcACCAAAAAAGCTAGGATTAAATGTGGCAGCTTTCCCTAGGACACCACAAACACCAAATTGAGACGTGTATGTTCCCTGAGCATTCTCGGTGTCTCCGCCGTGTAGAACTTCCACCTGGAGAgcactgcctttaatcccagcactcgggaggcagaggcaggcggatctctgtgagttcgagaccagcctggtctacagagctagttccaggacaggaaccaaaaccacagagaaaccctgtctcgaaaaaccaaaaaaaaaaaaaaaaaaaaagttggtgaaCGAAAGGACTTGTAGCACACCTCCCACTCGGGGAGAAACCTGGAGGATTCTTCAGAACACCAGCAatcctttctgtcttctcactAAAGCATCAAGATGTAGAGAGTGGGGCCCAGAAAGTGAGTGAAAGATTGTGGTGCCCGCCTCCTTCCTCTTCAGGCTGCCAACATGTCCCTCCTTTTAGACACGTAGGATCTTCTTCTGCTCCACCATACCTGGACAAAAACTCATGTGTGCGGAGTCATCTCTCAAGATTTAAGTCTTTAGTTGCAGAATAAGTTTGACTTCAATTCAGAAAGTTTGAAGGGAGAAAGGACTTAACAGCAGAAGGGAGACAAGTGGGAAGAACAGGGGGACAAGAGCAGGCGAGAGCCGGATATAATCCACACCTACTGCACTGCTCAGATTTTGTCGGTTTCACACGAactggagtcacctgggaaagCGAGAACCTCATTTGCAGAGTTGCCTGCATCATATGGGCCTGTGGACATATCTCTGGGGCATTCTTTGATTCACGATGGATGTAAGAGGCCCGGTTGCCCTCTCTCAGAACAGCCTTAGCGAGCTGAACAAACCAGAGGGaccaagccagtaggcagcatttTCTATGTCCTCTGCCTCAGTTTGCCTCCCTTCATGGTGGACTGTAAGctgcaagatgaaataaacccttttctttctaattttcttttggccatggtatttatcttttttaattgatttttattgagctctatatttttctctgctcccctccctgcctctcccttccccccttcaaccctcccacaaggtcccatgttcccaatttactcaggagatcttgtctttttctactttctacttctcatgtagattagatctatgtaagtctctcttagtgtcctcattgttgtctaggttctctgcaattgtgatttgtggactggttttctttgctttatgtttaaaaaccacctatgagtgagtacatgtgataaatgtctttctgggtctgggttacgttactcaaaataatgttttctagctccatccattttcctgcaaaattcaagatgacattatttttttctgctgtgtatactccattgtgtaaatgtaccacattttccttatccattcttcagtcgaggggcatttaggttgtttccagtttctggctatgacaaacaatgctgctatgaacatagttaagcacatgtccttgtggcacgattgagcatcctttggatatatacccaaaagtggtattactgggtcttgaggaaagttgtttcctaattttctgagaaatcaccacactcacatccaaaggggttgtaccagcttgtactcgcaccagcaatgcagaagtgttccctttatcccacaacctctccagcataagttgtcatcagtgtttttgatcttggccattcttacaggtgtaagatggaatctcagagttgttttgatttgcatttctctgatgactaaggatgttgaacatttccttaagtgtctttcagccattttagattcctccattgagagttccctgtttagttctgtactccattgtactccattgtttttattggattatgtgttcatctgatgaccaatttcttgagttctttgtatattttggagattagacctctgtctgatgtggggttggtgaagatcttttcccattctgtaggctgccgttttgtcttgttgaccatgtcctttgctttacagaagcttctcagtttcaggaggtcataGTATTTATCAAATAAATGGAAAGCAAATTAGGACACACTACATATATGCATGAGGCTGTCATCATGAAACCCATTTTTTGTACAAACAATAAACCATCACCTCAGCAAAATAACTCTAATACTGAGGAAATATTTAGGAAGAAAGAAGATCCCCTTGCCCTGAGATCATCGTGTCTATGAGACAGGCTCGGTGGCTGGTCTACTTTTTAATCCCTTGGCTATCTGGGGGACTTGCTCAAGAACAGCTTTATCTCCTGTTTCCTATCCCATCACGTCTGCCTACAAATGTTCCTGTAAAAACTAACATCATTTGTCGCTGCGAGAGGCCACGGATCGCAAGGACTTGGAAGCCAATCGTGGTACCAGAATCTAATAGTTAACTACCGATACTTCCCCCCTAAACTTAATCCTGTCTAGGTGTCCTCGTTTTAGTAAATGGCACTCATGCCAAAACCCAGAGTCCTTTGGCTCAGGCTACCCCATACTCCCCCTTAGCAGTTCTTACCATTTCTACCTTCAGACCCTTTCCTGACTCCGAGTCCTTCTCAGGTTCCCCGTCATtcggcctctgcctccaccaccgCTCTCCTACACAGAGGGAACCCATGTCGCTGTTTTACTTGAAAATGTCAGGCAAAGCATCAACCCGCCTACAAATGTCTCTGGGATATACTCAGCCAGGTCCCTGCTCggttggtgggtgggtgggtcatTTTCCTCAATGCTGGAGGTTTAGCCCACGGTCTATCGCCTGCTACGCAAGTGCTTTGCCACTGAGCCAAGCCCTGTTATTTTAAACCACATTTTCTACTCCACTGCTCCTCATTCCATCCCTTCCATCCACACCTTCTTAGTTTCCTCGGATGCAGAATTCACTCTGCTAgcacagaggttctcaaccttcccggCACTGTGACCCTttatacagctcctcatgttgtggctcTCCCCGCCACAAACATAcaatcatttttgttgctacttcacaactgtaactttgctactgttatgaatcgcaatataaatatctgtgttttccatcggtcttaggtaacccctgtgaaagggtcgttcgaCTCCCGGAGGGGTTAAGACCCACAGGGTGAGTTTGGCTAGTCATGTTCCTGggatcctgtctctgcttccagggGGCTGGGAATACAAGCAAGATAATCACCTGCCCTGCcagattttatgtgggttctgggttctcaCCTGTCCACCCAgttttcatgtgggtgctagggatcccACCTGCCCATCTatcttttatgtgggttctggggatccaaccctGCCCCTCATGCTTCTGGGGCAAttgttttatccactgagccatctcccaagtccCCAGTAgctaacttttaaattttcttctacaAAGAAGTGGGGTTTACAGTGACATTTTCATGCATAGATATCATTATACTTCATGGCACACCCTTCTCCATGTCCCCCTTCCATCCCACCTCTAATCTTTATTTTGGAAAGATCAGTTTACGGCCGTGTTGGAGCCAAGCTGGGGGGCTGAGGAGATGATgtgcagaaactgagagaaagatGAACCATGAGGCAAGTAGGTCAGGCAGAAAATATCATAGTCCGTGATAGACGATAATGCGGGCTTAATCATTAAAATgctgaatatatttaaataattgatTGAAACTATGTAATTATACTTATCCAAGTGCTCTCCCCATGTTAAGCAGTAAAGCAGATGCACATTTGAAAAACTTGGGAGTAGAGAGGACGTACCACTTGACCTTCACTTGACCTTCACTTGCCTGTGAAAGACTGACTGCCTTTTGAAATTGGGATTCATTTTAAGAACTGCAAGTAATGAGAAAACAGCGAACTTGAACTTGCAGGAAAGGGTTTCCAGTGGCAGGAGATGTCGTACAGGAGAGTTTAGTTTCCATCGTGGCCGGTGCCTGCTGGGTCCTTCCAGCCAGCGTCACACTCCAGAGCTTCCAAGACCCCTCACACATTTCCTGTGCCCAGGGTGTAGCATTCCCACACCACAGATGCTTAAAGCCTTTGTCAGCAGTGCATAAAAGTAGCTCTCAAATATTACTACAGGTTCTCCTGTAAgcacacttccttccttccttccagtctccagggaataAGTACTTTCTGAAATGCATTCactgcacaggaaaaaaaaatgcaggtttGAATCCTGGCACTGCAACTTCCTGGAAAATGTTTAAGTGTGTTTTTCCTTGGCTCTCAATTAGGCATTGCAGTACGTAGAATATAGAATATAAATTAAACAAGATAAACTAGAATCCTCCGCAGGGTTGGCTCATGGTCACGCTCATCGTGAGAATACAAGTCTCCATACTTGGTGGTGTGAACTCACAGGGGTAGAGACAATCCAGTCCACTCTTTGTTATACAAATAATGGACGTGTGTTTGTTCCAAACAAACCTCCTGAGCACCTTGGACACTTGATGAAAGTGTTGCCCGGCTGGGGGAGTGAGTCCTTGTCAGTCTTTATTCGCATATGTTATTAGACTTACTATCCAATCCTATGCTTGAAAAGAACGTGCACTTTGCAGCTGAACATGCCAAGACTATCTGCCCGCCCCACCTGGCGAGTTACAGAGTGTTCTCTTTGCTGTCTCCCAACTGCTACTGCGTATAACCCTGCCGCGCAGTTCCAAGGTTCGTACTAATCACAGCCACATCTGCTCAGCTCGGGGAACCCTTCCCCACCATCAACTCTCAGTATCTGCAGGAATGTTTTCTGCCGTAAAGTGCGTTGGCTGGGTTGTTCTTTCGGGAGACACGTCAGCTTTCTTTTGGTTGTTGTCGCCAAGGTACATGTCTTCATTTTCAACCTTTCTTTATCGTTATGTCGGCAGTGAGTCCTACTAACAACAGTCCCCATTTATTTTAGCCAGTGATGGCTTGAACGTAACTGAACTtttagcccctccctgtgcctaATCGCTATTACATTTGGAATGGAAGCCGCCGTCTCTCTAAAGGCTTTGTGTTTGCTCAGtcgtgtttctttctttctcctcttctcttccttgttAGATTAGTGCCTGGTTCTCATACATACAACGCCtcttaaccagtttaaagccttCACTTAcgttcctttcttgtttttaaagctaGATAACACTTTTATCACACAAAATTCTTCTTTAATAATAGAAAGACATCAGACCACCTGAACTCCATCTGTGCTTTCCTGACTCATGCTACCATGGCTGTGTGTTTTAATACTttcataggctggagagatggctcagtacataagagcactggctgctctcgcagaggacccgagttccctTCCCAGCCCCACATCAGGGGTTTACAGCTGCCTAGAGCCGGCTCCAGGATAGCCAATACATCTGgttctccatgggcacctgcacttacGTGCTCACCCACACATAATAACTGTGGATCTTTAAAGCAAGAAGAACAAGGTCCCTCTCTGCTTGTATGTCAAGGTCAACCTTGAActataggagaccctgtctccgaaACAAAACAGATTTAATTTATCGATCTGTATTtacatacgtgtgcacacacagatttAGCAGTGGTAAAATATATCCGTTGTAGGGTatctaaaatgtttttattttta includes the following:
- the Insm2 gene encoding insulinoma-associated protein 2, whose amino-acid sequence is MPRGFLVKRTKRSGSSYRSRPAEPLFPPPGPRAAPPSPEEPSRGLSGSPCFEPALDGAEWGAGGGDGPGPSPARPAGPELRRAFLERCLRSPVSAESFPSATAFCSAASAAATSGEQLVPSRVAVPSSVPAPAPVPAPHSLQRRGKGALGCASAPAAVRKPKAVRRLSFADEVTTSPVLGLKIKEEEPGAPARALGGVRTPLGEFICQLCKQQYADPFALAQHRCSRIVRVEYRCPECDKVFSCPANLASHRRWHKPRPAPSCAASKPPSASLTPPDPSLAAGKENGRMPRPDDQHPQVRDSSGDGQHRDSAARPGLQALVHPEAARPQAPYPELMLGRRGLGPGGASPGATSEVFVCPYCHKKFRRQAYLRKHLGTHEAGLARAPAPGFGSERTAPLAFACPLCGAHFPSADIREKHRLWHAVREELLLPALVGAPSEAGPGGGSDGSTQQIFSCKYCPSTFFSSPGLTRHINKCHPSESRQVLLLQMPLRPGC